One Vanrija pseudolonga chromosome 5, complete sequence genomic window, ATGCCCCCATCTCAGCGCTGCACTTTACGCGGGGGAACACGCACCTCTTCGCAGGCGACCAGGACGGCGTCGTGAGCGTCACAGATctgggggcgcggcgcgtcgtcgccagctgGGAGGCGCACGACAAGGGCGTGCTCTCGGTTGGCGAGTGGGACGGCGGTGTGGTGAGGTGAGGAAGCTGAATAGCACCTGACTCCAGCTAACTCTCCAGCCAAGGGCGCGATAACAAGATCAACTTCTATGCGCGGGTGCCGAGCGGCCCAAGAGGACAAGGCGCACCGGCCGTGGTCCAGACCATGCCGTCCAACTCGCTCAACTTTTGCCGATTCTCTCTCGTGCCGTTGGAGAAGGCGAACGAGGCACTGTTGGCCCTCCCGAATCTTACAGATTCTGAGCTGGTGGGTTCGAGCTGATGCGACGAATGTGATGTAGctgacgccccgccccagaTCGACATCTATCACGTCCCGAGCCTGAAGCGCCTGCACTCGGCGATCAACTTCGTCCCACGGGCAACCgggcccgacgcgccgcgatCAGGGCTGGTCATGTCCCTCCACCTGCACGTGCGTGGGGCGGAGGTGTTCCTGGCCACGGGGTACGaggacggccgcgtcgaggtgtGGTCGTGTGCCGTGTCGGCTGTCGAGACAATGTGGGACGGGAGGAAGGGCGTGGAGAAGGGGGAGCAGTTATGGAAGCGGCTTtgggagggcaaggcgcACAACGAGGCTGGTGAGTGGCGTTTGTCGTGGCCCCACTGACTCCAGTCATGGCCATGGCCGTCGATCCGGCGTTTACCCGGGCGTTTACCGTGTCAGCCGACCATCTCCTCGGGCGCGTGGACCTGTCTTCCGTGGGTCCAGATGGAGGAGGCGCACCTGACATATGCCCAGATCATCAGCGGCACTGCAGACCCACCGTCTTCGGCACTGGCGACGTACGCGATGAACCAGATCGGCCACGCCTCACTCGCGACCTCTCACGACGGGCGCGTggtggccgtcggcggctgggacGGACGGTATGTCAACTTCCATTCGTCTATAGCTGACCCTGGGCAGGATACGACTCTTCTCCGCAGCGACGTTCAAgccgctcggcacgctgTCGTACCATCGCGAGAGTGTCCAGGCGCTGGCGTTTGCCCagccggcagcgacgacactgCCCATCGAGggggccagcggcgacgataacgagacggtcgagctgggcgcggAGAGCGatagcgacgacgacgacgacaacggcggcgcgggggatgCCGCTGGGCCCCGGGACCGGTGGCTCGCGAGTGGCGGTAAAGACCGGCGTATTGCCCTCTGGGCACTCATGGACTTTGCAGCGGGTGCAAGCGCGGCAGGAAGGTAGCAGGAGGCAGACGTACATCACTATGCATGGCATTGGCATTCGCTGTGGCGGGTGTTCCCAATCGCTCGCTTCtggccccgccccgcccctcTGCGCCGTCGGACCCAcctctcctcctccgacccgccccaccacccactcgctctgctcgcccAGCCTATCACCGCAAAATGCAGCATTCAATGGGGCTAGCCAAGAgatgcgccggcgccggcggctggccgcgccggccgtcgccgctgggcACGCACGCTGCGGACgcgcgcgggggtggcgCCTGGCGGTGTGGCGCATGGCTGATCTCCGccgtgtggcgtggcggtggCGTGAGAAGTCGGGTTGGTGGTCACGGGGTTGTGGGGGAGTGCTCGGGATGGTGTTGGTGGGTCGTGTGCTGTGGCTCGAGCAGAGCTGGGGGTGGGATAAAAGGGGGCAGAGCTGCGTCTTGTGCTGCTCAAGACTCTCCCCAAGGACAACCAGTACGTCTGTCcccgtcgcccgcgcgccgcgctcacccCCTAGCCACAGCAATGACCcacaccacctcccccaTCGTCCCCGAGAACCGCGCCTGCCCGTCCCCAGGCGAATGGGACGCCGAGtacctcgcccgcgcgcagaGCCACCACGCGCACCCCGTGACGGCGCACCACGACGTGCACGAGGCGTTTGTGCACCTGCGCGCGAATGTGCACGACTCGCTGGAACAGCTGCACGCCAAGCTGTCCCACGTCgcgtccgagctcgaggacgagaagcaCGAGTTTGCCGTCGGTGTTGAAGGCTCtgtcggcgaggccaagctcgagctccatGAGGCTATCGACAAGCTGCACGCCTGGTGGGATAAGTACTCTGGCGGgagcgtcgccgtcgacgccaaggctgctgatgctggcgcgtggcgcgggCCATGAGGCGAGGTCGCGAGCCGCAGGCGAGCGgccgggcgagggcgggagTTGACTGTAGTTTGTTGGGATGTAATGTTGTTCAGCCACGGCGTAGGTCAGCAACCATTTGTCAGTGAGCATGGGCCTTGGCGTGAGTGCATGCAGCGTGAGGATGTCTGCGAGGCAGACACAGCGGAGTCCGTGCCTCCGACACGCCTCCGCCGGCGATCACGCTCGTGCAGCCGCATTCGCCGTGTATCTTATCAGTGGAGCGAGTGGAGCGACATGTGCGCACAGCGCCAGTCTGTACAAGGTtatgatgatgatgacgtGCAGCAGTACCATGTGCCGAAGCATTCCATTCCAGTTACGCAGGATCGCAGCCGCCTCGCTTGCGCATCCTTGCTGGAATCGCCAAACGGGGCAACCGGTGCGTCCTTCCTTAGCTGCACGTTTCACCGGGGCAATCGATCTCGATCGATCGTCGCCCGCAGCACTCGTCGTCATGCCGCGACAGGAGTGACGTGACGCGACACTAACAACACGGCCGCCGCACACTCACACGGGGTATATATAGCGCGATCTGCATCTTCACACGCTGCTGTCTTGCTGTCTTGCATCCATCCACCCCGACCACAACAATGTCCGCGCCTACCCAGACCACCGgagcccccgccgccgcgcccgccactgcgcccgccgctgcgggcCAGGCGATCCCCCCGCACCCGACccagcgcagcgcgcaggACAAcctccacgccgcggcgggcgactggcgctcggcgctcctcaacctccGCAACAACGTCACGGCCAACTTTAACCAGCTGCACGACAACCTCCAGACgtcgctcgaccagctcgacagAGACTCGGCCCCCGCCATCACCGACGTCCAGAACAGCTTTGAGCAGACCCGCATCGACCTCAACCGccgccttgacgagctcgccgcccagtTCCAGGCCAAGCACCCCGGCATCGTCAACAAGAtcaacgagctcggcgagcaacACCAGCAGGgcggtgccgctgctgctgcccccggcgccgtgccCACGTCGatccccgccgctgctggcgccacgaccgccgacctcaagcccgctgctgctgccccgactggcgctgcgccggctgccgccgcccccgctgctgctcccgccgctgcgccctcggccgcccccACTGCCAAGTAGAGCGCACCAGCACCCGCTCCCGCTCCGCCAGATAGACCGTAATGAATGAGATGCAGACATGCAGACTGTGATACAGTGACGTGACAGTGACTCGTACTTACACCCTACtcgacgctgtcgtcgtccgactcgtcgtcgtcgtcgccgccacccgccatgcccgccgccacggctGCCTCCCACGCCTCctggagctcggcgaggctcCGGCCCTGGCTCATCTCGAGCATCTCGAGCGGCATCATGTTGGCGCTGAAAGTCGGCGCGTTGCGGTTCGCCTCGGGGTGCGCCGCGCTGTCAATCACTcggagcagcggcagccgtggtcggtcgtcgccgccatctGGGATCGGCGCCTGCGCACGCACAAATATCTGCTGCAGCTCGGGATAGCTGAAGAGGTACGAGTCGGTCGCCGGGCGGTAGGGCTGGAAGTCCATgatcgtcgccgaggtgtTGCGCTCGTCGATGTATAGGTCAAAGATGTCTGCGGTGTGAGTCGGCTTAGGCTAAAGGAGTGGGAAGCTGGCTCACAGTCATCGCCCCCGGCATAGTCCCcccgcacctcgtcctcccagAACGCGCGCACATTGTCCACGAGCTTTTGTTGCACCTCTGGGTCCTGGAGATGGTCGTAGTAGTTTGTGTCGCGATGGGAGACGGCTGGAgggtgtcagtggcggcgtcggtgtggcGGCACCCATGGTGGTAGTATACAACTCGAAGCGCTCCGGAGGAACCTGCCCcacacccccccccccccccgcgcccTCCCCACTCACCAAGCAAGATATTGTCGCGCACAAAACACCGCACCTCGCACGCAGGGTTGAGCTCGACAAACTTCTTTAACACGAGCTCGATGCGCGGCTCTGGCGGGCTCTCGGCACCAGCATCGGCGCCCACGCAGCCCTCGTACGCGCGCTCGGGGTCCAGGTCGTGCTGTATAAAGTCCGAGCtcttgaggaggaggtacACGTCGTCTGGGGAGATGCAGTGGAGGGGCCCGAACTCGGTCtgcgggaggaggaaggcTGCGTCCTGGGTCGTGTCAGTGGGTAAAGGCACGAACCAGCTACCCACCCTTGGCGACGTCCAGTTGAGCTTGGGAAACACGGCCCCGCCGTACTTTCTCAACGCGGCGCGTATCGCTGCGCTCGTCTTGGGCAGGCGGTAGACTggcgcctcggggtcgggcgACGACTGCCGTGATGGGCCGGCCCTGGTGTGTGAGCTGGCTTTCATGCGGTCCCAATAGCAcacccactcgtcgtcctcgggcatGAAGATCGAGTCTGAATGCAGCCACTGCGCCATTAGCTCTGGGCATAGCTGCTGAACCCACCTCGAGGAaggcctcgcgctcgcccagcgcgtCAATGTCCACGATGCTGGCGGCAAAGGTGATGTCCTCGAACGTGTCGTACCatgccgacgtgcgcgcggcgtccaCCTCGCTCACCGTGAGCGGGGGGaacagcggcgcgggcgacggcgtgcggaCGGGGACGGGCatgggggtgtgagtgggtgttGTTGAAGGGTacagcgcagcgcgcgcgtcgcttTGTTCTGCTGCAGGCAGGGCAGGTCGCGGAAGGTGCGAGTGGAGGTGAAGCCAGCCTGACATTCCCACATGAGATTCGGCGTGCCAGCCTCATCCACCCGGGGTAGCCTCCACTTTCAGCACAGTTTTGAGATTGCCATCCGCGGGTAcgagcaacaacaacaaccaccatGTCGAGCTTCAACCCGCACGACCACCTGCTCAAGCAGGGCTGGAAGGGCAAGGGGACTGGTGAGTGATCCGCTGCATTTATCCCCGCAGgtagctgacaccgcagccCTCAAGGACGGGCACATCACCCGCCCGCTGGCGACGGTGCAGAAGAAGTCGATGGGCGGGATAGGCAAGGACCGGGACGAGGCCGTGCCGTTCTGGGACCagtgagtgagcgagcgcacgcgcacgaAGCGCGGGCGGGAGTCGCCCCGCGTGCAtcgctgacgcccgcagCATCTTtgccgcgaccgccgcgtccatcgcctcgtcctccacctccccagCAACCTCGGGCGCCAACACccccacgacgtcgagcacgccgacacTGTCCATCGCTGCGAGGTCAGGCCGGGAGATCGCCAAGCGGCAGCTGTACTCGTCCTTCTTccgcggcagcgccgacagctcgccgaagccgagcgagccggaGCCGGCGGCAGAGGCAGCGCCaaaggcggcgccggtgtcCAGGACAAAACCGCTGCGATCGCAGCTgtggggcgcggcgcccgcgaAGGCCAAGGCAGAGAGCTCGACTAGCACAAGCAAGGACGCGCCCGAGAGCAAGGAGGACCGTCGGGTGCGCAAAgaggccaagcgccaggCCCGCGCCGAGAAGGCAGCGCGCAAGCTCGCTGCTTCCGCCGCGCGGGACGCAGAGAAGGCGGACaaggtcgcgcgccgcgcggcacggGCACAGCGcaagaagctcaaggaggacgggagggacgcgcgccgcgccgagcgggcggcgaggcgcgcggcgaagGCTTAGAGGGGGCGGCATTGTATTCTTATCATTTGCATGGGTTTGTTTTGGGccggtggggggaggggggtggtggaCTTGGAGGTGGTGGCCTGCGGCACGGCACTTGGCTCACTTCAGCTGCAGGGTTAGGGCCCGGTCCGGTGGTAGTCTTCTTGTCATTGATCAGTTTGGCGGGTGCTGGGTTGCGGGTTGGATCCAGCGACGCATCGCGGTACCCCTGCCACGCTCGATGCCAGCCCCTtgaccccctccccacctccccccccccctcactcgcgctgcgcgctggctccctcggcgccacaAACACTACCACTTCATGCAGGAAGAATAAAAACTAATAATATGCGCGGATACCATATGTTGATGCGCTAtcgccttgccttgccgacgccgcctcgccgccaccgccgccgctcgtgcaCGCTCTGAAGATGCCACAGCCACAGTCGCCATGTTACAACACTGCCCGGGAGTCAAGTCCGAGCtgtcgccgcctgcctgctcgtcgcccaCACGCACGCCTACTTGGACTTCTTGGAGCGTCCACGGCCGCGACCGCGCCCGCGGCCcttgttgccgccgttgcggttgccgccgccgctgccgttaccgccgccaccgttgccgccgttggaCTTGCCGCCGCGGGTAGGGGGTGCGCCGGACGCAAATAGCGTCTTgtgcacgacctcggcggaGCCAgcgaccgcctcgggctGGTGCACGGGCGTCgtggcgccgctcgcgatcggcgtgtcgtcgtcgttggcgccagacgtctcggcgagcggagAGGGGGGGATGACGGGCGAGTCggtcggcacgccgggcacgggcgacgcggggcggctcgcgggcgacgccgtgccgctcgtcgctgcgcggcggacgccgggagacgtcgtcgctgccctgCTCGCGTGCGTGATCGGCAGCATGTGGCTAGAGGAGAGGCTGGTTAGCAGTGTAACGCGATATATCGGCATGTAacggggttggggttggggcAGGGCGGGGCACATGACCGGCTCGGGTGAGAAGACAGTCTCGTCGAGCCGGCTGGCTGCGAGTGCGGGTGCCAttggggcagcggcagcagcggcatgcTCGCTAGCTGCTGTCAAGCGCACCAAAGGAAGTGCCGCTACgtggccgacgtcggcgtagCGCTCGCTTTGGTGTGGGCCTCCGATATCCGTCCTTAAGACCAGCGGTGCTAGCTAGCATGGCTTGGGTGCGGAGCCCAGCCGCAACGGGCTGACGCCCAGCGTTGGGCTAGACacagccgccggcgggctgATGACAGCAAACACAGCCGGCACAAGGCCGGGCTGACGACGCTGCCAGACAGACGGCgcaaccccctcccccctccctccctccctgccAGCGTACGCCGCCCCTCCGTCCCTCTCggcgcactcaccctccaGCCTCGCGGCCGATCTCGGCGATCCGAGCGCGCTGGCTCGCGTTCAGCCCGCcgctcgactcgggcgcggcggcgctcatcGCCACGGCGCCATAGCCGTCCTGGTTCGAGATGCTGTCGCTGCctggggcgaggagggggtcGGTGTCTGCTGCGACGACCTGGGGGTTGGTGTGAGTATCGCAATAGAGAGAGCGTTGCCCACCTCGTCATccttgacggcgacggcgcgcttgcCGCAGCATGGCAGGAAGTCGAACAGGCCCATCGGGGCCGGCGTGTGAGGGAGAGTGGATGTTGCCGAGGTGTGGTGACTCGTTGTCCCTTATGATATGGCCGTGCGCAGAGTTGCCTGCGttgtcgccgttgtcgtcgttgtccttgtcctccttgttGTGAAACACGGGGGAAGGAGGTTGGGGGACAGCCGCACTGTAATAGGCAAAGAGGCTGGCCGGCTGTATAGGCTCGTGCGCGAGATGAATGAATGCAAaaaggacgaggagggtgtGTTGCACAgtgtggtgctgctggctgctggctgctggctgctggctgctggctgctggctgcttTTGCTTTGCAGTTTGCCTTTTGCCTGACGACTCAGGATCACCCACCCAGGCCCAAGGCCCACTCTTGTGGCCTTGTGGTTTCCTGGCAGCCTCCGCCGCCTTTGGCTCAGGTCGTCAACGACCAGTGGTGGCTATTACGACGCCGCagtcatcgccgccgccgccgttgctaCACGCATGACTCGTCTCGGATCTGACACTGTAAAACAATTTTAAACAGGGCCTTTTCCCTGCCCTTGTTCGGCTCAACCCGGTAATAGAAAGGCGTAACAAATACATCCAAATCCAAATCTAATCCCAAAAAACATGAAGGAAGAAGGAGAAACAGTAGGGTTTCTAGGCGGCCATTACTAGTATCACTCCACAGTAGCAAGATGGTCGTATCCTTGCGCCATTGTGGCGCACGAGGCTTGCTCAGGCGCTCGCTCTAGCCAATCTGCCTTGCTCGCGACTGGTCctgccagcgccgagcaGTTCAGGTGGCGGCCCTGCCGTTTAaccgtcgccgccactgctgctgctgctgctgctgctgcaaggCACAGGTTGGCGGTGCGGCTGGGTCGATGCGGCTCGGGCCGTATTTTTTTTTAACACATCCACAAAGTGCACGTTTgtgctgctcgcgcgacATGCTGTTGCGCGCACAGCTCTGCACACATacaggccgccgtcgtctaGTTGTATCCCatcgcgcgacggccgctgACCGAGTCGATCCAagtcgcgtcgccgccctcctcaaGGGCCACAACAGCGGCGGTAGCgtgagggggaggaaggccGGCCTCAAAGGCAGCGCGCTGGGCAGCGACGAACGCCTTGTTTCCGGGggtggaggggagggggtgcACGGGAAGAACGAGGCCAGCTCCGTCGGCAGGGGCGACGCGGAGGCCGGCGTGCGTCACCAGGACGTCACCGGGGGCCAGCGAGACCTCGACGGGGCGGACGTGCGTAAGCTCGGTGTCGACAGCGGCAGAGTCGCGGAAGCGCCAGTTGGCGGGCTCGAGGTAGCCGGCGGTCGAGTAGAACGAGATGCGCGAGCGGATCGGCGCAAAGTAGGGGCGGAGAAGCGCGTACgtggccgcagcggcagaTGTAGGCACGCGCAGGTCGgtgcggccgagggcgaggtgggcgtgCACTGGGGTCGAGGGGCCCGAGGCGGTCTCGGCCGTCTCCCAGAGCGACTCGGCGGCCCAGGTGGaagccgagggcgaggacgaggcggcgtcgacctggaTGAAGGGCGcctcggtggcggtgggAACGAGGGAGCGGAGCGTCTGCGAGGTGGCGGAGAGCACCGACGTGTTGGCACGCGCGGCAACGagcgcggggtggtggtaggCGGCTGAAGCGTCAGGGCTGCCCTGTTCTGTTCATTGCGGTTGGTTACTCACGCTGAGTCGCGCTGGCGAGCTCCGAGGCCCAAGCCTCGGCAAGCTGGTCGCGAACGACGTCGCGAATCACGAGGCCGCCTGTGCGTGCGACCGTGTCGCGAACGGCCGGATCAGCGAGGACCGAGCCGAGGGCCTGGAAGGGAATCTcaggcagcgcggcgggctgtGTGATGCATGTCAGCGCGTGTTGGATAgccgagcagggcaaggCAGGGCGAGTGGAATGGAAATAATTTCGCTGGTGGCGGAAGTGGTCCGGCGTGGAGCGTGATTTCGGCAggcgccggcgacctcggccgggGCTGCACCCAGCCggccaccg contains:
- the asa1 gene encoding ASTRA-associated protein 1; the encoded protein is MPSPPIPFHILRAHHAPISALHFTRGNTHLFAGDQDGVVSVTDLGARRVVASWEAHDKGVLSVGEWDGGVVSQGRDNKINFYARVPSGPRGQGAPAVVQTMPSNSLNFCRFSLVPLEKANEALLALPNLTDSELIDIYHVPSLKRLHSAINFVPRATGPDAPRSGLVMSLHLHVRGAEVFLATGYEDGRVEVWSCAVSAVETMWDGRKGVEKGEQLWKRLWEGKAHNEAVMAMAVDPAFTRAFTVSADHLLGRVDLSSMEEAHLTYAQIISGTADPPSSALATYAMNQIGHASLATSHDGRVVAVGGWDGRIRLFSAATFKPLGTLSYHRESVQALAFAQPAATTLPIEGASGDDNETVELGAESDSDDDDDNGGAGDAAGPRDRWLASGGKDRRIALWALMDFAAGASAAGR
- the cdc123 gene encoding Cell division cycle protein gives rise to the protein MPVPVRTPSPAPLFPPLTVSEVDAARTSAWYDTFEDITFAASIVDIDALGEREAFLEWLHSDSIFMPEDDEAGPSRQSSPDPEAPVYRLPKTSAAIRAALRKYGGAVFPKLNWTSPRDAAFLLPQTEFGPLHCISPDDVYLLLKSSDFIQHDLDPERAYEGCVGADAGAESPPEPRIELVLKKFVELNPACEVRCFVRDNILLAVSHRDTNYYDHLQDPEVQQKLVDNVRAFWEDEVRGDYAGGDDYIFDLYIDERNTSATIMDFQPYRPATDSYLFSYPELQQIFVRAQAPIPDGGDDRPRLPLLRVIDSAAHPEANRNAPTFSANMMPLEMLEMSQGRSLAELQEAWEAAVAAGMAGGGDDDDESDDDSVE